One window of Penaeus chinensis breed Huanghai No. 1 chromosome 3, ASM1920278v2, whole genome shotgun sequence genomic DNA carries:
- the LOC125038782 gene encoding bromodomain and WD repeat-containing protein 3-like isoform X2 — protein sequence MDVIPSTSRCNSAVNKQFSAVEIELYLLIKKYLSSGPCKKAYEVLRAEIEENQLLPKRYDWQGNEHRKSLDEVDRQLGHLSNDHLLRVVSRLGPAINQLVKLPYPSAATLLGAGTQSLLRTENDLYKSYKTLSDVVVRHRGYPPLEPVRYQGPPCLTQTIFGRELQGTINQKHVVTNKFFSRIQLYFRSVGHLSAVYCMLFDRTGKYIITGADDTLVKIWSTFDGRLMATLRGASAEISDLAIDGENTLIAAGSCDKIIRVWSLQTLAPVAVLSSHTGMITALQFCPAPDSEGVLVSTGGDGCVAFWTYTRRSGEIKFDSKPLKVNERVRPGNAQLICASFSAGGHFLAVGGADHFVRVYHLGGEDGVEKLIETERHQDRVDSIQWCHKGLMFVSGSRDGTALVWRYETQQWKNLVLNMTDRLPGDSPPSEEIRRLQVTMVGWNRSDEYVITASNDKWLRVWDSSQGKLKYILRGHEDNSYVIEAHPLENNIILTAAHDGQLMIWDISTGTLVRSFKNTIEGQGYGALFDAKWSPDGYTIATTDSHGHLILFGIGHNEKFKKIPKELFFHTDYRPLVRDANNHVLDEQTQMAPHLMPPPFLVNMDGDPYPPEYQRLVPGRENCRHDQLIPNVLLNANGDQEVLDAALQDYEHPPAVAPAPEVVGGQRPNIDEMIQRLAHEQDQRIAHNRRPSDASIDQPGPSNVRERRESSSARGERRSSSGGPPTDHSYAVASLHDPLSPRASRAGTRRVGELEGVRQSTGNWQRDPNMKWNRRIIIRQQQHSNIKQNLTKRRILGEYELQFYEEESRKKPEPVKSPEQQQHEAERKTRKKQKKQTHSYSTRSVRESGRGTYEGQEFEDAENPPGSSSPGTSSGTEIENEELQESSSSDDQSTDYSDWTADAGFSLEPPKRTAHKQKKSIRKGRRKGRLTSDEDDDKENKEDDDEEDDDYDDDVDKGKSASTPRVQRKLRGPRPNLSELNGAADEIPEEYRPPEWLTETFPKKAPYFPQMGDELIYFMQGHMLYVEAVMNRKLYTIDKRSLPWMRTTNKLRDQEFVKIIGIKYEIKPPRLCCLKLGIMDLGRGKLTSDSFTIKYHDMPDVLDFLILKATYNYAMSRHWKKGDRFRCIIDDAWWLGTVESHEPHLSEFPDSMFMCYRVLWDNGEEERLSPWDMEPIDENMEVMERGGSVAVKPKELEELLYRPQSEEWVGRNPDQECDRISHGLSLIMTLAIAEPFLVPVDLNAYPMYALTIDYPMDLTTIKSRLDNRFYRRINAVQFDVRYLATNTEKFNQKGSNIVRQARIVTELCLKLIKDDTCIDPTPLYHELQANYHSPDHSDEDPTGESRGGGLRGEGKGGHSKGLRGRGQPAAVKKSWQQMCRDLLRSIFEKEDSIPFRFPVDLERYPDYSQVIDIPMDLTTVREELSASGYSTPHDFAKDVRLIFTNSKNYNTNKRSRIYSMTLRLEAYFEDQLKPILANYKSKDGASASAGERRSPVTSTAFGRPVVPPHRAEYSLSTTFEDEENHIEEEEEEEDIMDTSLYSNADGARRSRRVARKKLMNSNDEDDSGEEYNPRNRKKKSSAKAKKKGVATRNRGRVTVQYKEESEDEYVSFKNKNSGGNTKKKNVVESESNDNSSGCDIPGPSTKRTNGQIFGMKSRLESSSDDESEEEFGSKGKSNGVNGVDNRKQARQGGVGKVIQPKSSEDSEDSSGSSSLSDDEGNDYNKDQSKGKLGYVKRRQSTSDSSSSSVGKAHPKGKSKGQIPPTSKGKQVNIKRYNKEESEVEFDDEDLESSTEESAEDDLNNRRGRKRGVASSVRRARKIILDGDDEDDRDFIVDKDFIDDADMSEEESSSQSESDEGSEDRVKHVKKKKKEKKKAKSSKKKVPAKKNAKKTQPKKSNTKKKNNTKAKSKKAQTPSKRPQPKNVQELITVNRPGQSPIPYQPLSYGSQIVTVVDQIEHRGRVFGRVITSTCGENDHGDDEEAEEEEEESESEDSNSEESSEGYPAPTYTKGKGKPLTNPTNAKRSHESDSDYECAKSKKSKKRPRYSEEEENEEVDVSSRGRVRKANTLMRDFI from the exons GACCGTCAGCTTGGACATCTTAGTAATGACCACCTTCTACGTGTGGTCTCCCGTCTTGGGCCTGCAATCAATCAGCTAGTCAAGCTTCCATACCCTTCAGCTGCTACGCTATTAGGGGCTGGCACCCAGTCGCTGCTGCGCACAGAAAATG ACTTGTATAAGAGTTACAAGACCCTGTCAGATGTGGTAGTTCGTCACCGTGGTTATCCCCCTCTTGAGCCCGTGCGGTATCAAGGGCCTCCCTGCCTCACACAGACGATCTTTGGAAGAGAACTTCAGGGTACCATCAACCAAAAACATGTGGTCACAAACAAGTTCTTCAGCCGCATTCAGCTGTACTTCCGCTCAGTCGGGCACCTTTCTGCGGTGTACTGTATGCTCTTTGACCGCACGGGAAA ATATATCATTACCGGTGCTGATGACACGTTGGTCAAAATCTGGAGCACCTTTGATGGACGTCTCATGGCCACCTTGAGAGGGGCATCAGCTGAAATTTCTGATCTTGCCATCGATGGGGAAAATACCTTAATTGCTGCTGGATCCTGTGACAAGATCATCAGAGTATGGAGTCTCCAAACCCTGGCAcct GTTGCGGTCCTATCCAGCCACACAGGCATGATAACTGCACTTCAGTTTTGTCCAGCACCAGACAGTGAAGGAGTCTTGGTATCAACAGGTGGTGATGGTTGCGTAGCCTTTTGGACTTACACTCGCAGATCAGGAGAAATAAAGTTCGA tTCCAAACCACTCAAAgtaaatgaaagagtgagaccaGGAAATGCACAGCTGATTTGTGCTTCATTTAGTGCGGGAGGACATTTCCTAGCTGTGGGAGGAGCTGACCACTTTGTCAG AGTATATCATCTTGGTGGAGAAGATGGAGTAGAGAAGCTCATTGAGACAGAGCGGCATCAGGACCGTGTTGATAGTATCCAGTGGTGCCACAAGGGGTTGATGTTTGTGTCAGGCAGTCGTGATGGCACAGCACTTGTATGGCGCTATGAAACACAACAGTGGAAGAACCTCGTTTTGAATATGACTGATAGACTTCCTGG GGACAGTCCTCCTTCAGAAGAAATACGTCGGCTCCAGGTAACAATGGTAGGATGGAACAGGAGCGACGAATATGTCATCACCGCTAGCAATGACAAGTGGTTGCGTGTGTGGGATAGTAGCCAAGGCAAGCTAAAATATATCCTCAGGGGCCATGAGGATAACTCTTATGTGATTGAGGCACATCCCCTTGAAAATAATATTATCCTGACTGCAGCTCATGATG GTCAATTGATGATCTGGGATATCAGCACAGGAACCCTAGTGAGAAGCTTTAAAAATACCATTGAAGGCCAAGGTTATGGTGCACTGTTTGATGCCAAATGGTCACCTGATGGTTATACTATAGCAACAACAGATTCTCATGGACATCTCATTCTCTTTGGTATTGGACACAATGAGAAATTCAAGAAG aTACCAAAAGAGCTCTTCTTTCATACGGACTATCGGCCTCTTGTGCGTGACGCCAACAACCATGTGCTGGACGAGCAGACTCAGATGGCACCACACCTCATGCCTCCCCCATTCTTGGTCAACATGGATGGTGATCCATACCCTCCTGAATACCAAAGGCTTGTGCCTGGCCGAGAAAACTGCAGACATGACCAGCTTATTCCAAATGTTTTATTGAATGCAAATG GTGATCAAGAGGTGCTAGATGCAGCACTACAAGACTATGAGCATCCTCCTGCAGTTGCTCCAGCTCCTGAGGTTGTTGGTGGCCAGAGACCAAACATTGATGAAATGATACAACGGCTTGCACATGAACAGGACCAGAGAATAGCCCATAATCGAAGACCGTCTGACGCATCTATTGACCAGCCAGGCCCAAGCAAtgtacgagagagaagagaaagtagtaGTGCACGGGGGGAACGGAGATCCAGTTCAGGAGGTCCCCCAACAGATCACTCTTATGCTGTTGCTTCTCTCCATGACCCACTCTCACCCAGAGCAA GTCGCGCAGGAACCCGGCGAGTGGGTGAGTTGGAAGGTGTGCGTCAGTCAACGGGAAACTGGCAGCGTGATCCTAACATGAAGTGGAATCGTCGCATTATCATACGCCAGCAACAGCACTCAAACATCAAACAAAACCTCACTAAGAGAAGGATTCTTGGAGAGTATGAGTTACAATTTTATGAAGAAGAGAGTCGCAAGAAACCTGAACCAGTGAAGTCCCCAGAGCAGCAACAACacgaggcagagaggaagacaaggaaaaaacagaaaaagcaaACTCATTCCTACTCAACACGCTCAGTCAGGGAATCCGGAAGAGGGACCTACGAAGGCCAGGAGTTTGAG GATGCAGAGAATCCACCAGGATCCAGCAGTCCCGGCACCTCTTCTGggacagaaatagagaatgagGAGCTCCAAGAGTCCTCCAGCTCAGATGATCAGTCCACAGATTACTCTGACTGGACAGCTGATGCAGGTTTCAGCCTTGAACCCCCCAAGAGAACAGCTCATAAACAGAAGAAATccataaggaaggggaggagaaaaggaaggttaacaagtgatgaagatgatgacaaggaaaacaaagaagacgatgatgaagaggatgacgattatgatgatgatgtggataaaGGAAAATCTGCTTCAACTCCTCGTGTACAGAGAAAG CTGAGAGGACCACGGCCTAACTTGTCGGAGCTGAATGGAGCAGCTGATGAGATTCCAGAAGAGTACCGTCCACCTGAGTGGTTGACGGAAACCTTCCCCAAGAAGGCGCCATACTTCCCACAAATGGGAGATGAACTCATATATTTTATGCAGGGCCACATGCTGTATGTAGAAGCTGTCATGAATAGAAAGCTCTACACCATTGACAAAAGGAGTCTCCCATGGATGAGAACTACAAATAAATTGAGG GATCAAGAGTTTGTAAAAATTATAGGCATCAAGTATGAGATTAAGCCACCCAGACTCTGTTGCCTCAAGCTTGGAATTATGGACCTTGGTCGAGGAAAACTCACTTCAGATTCATTCACCATTAAATACCATGACATGCCAGATGTACTTGATTTTCTTATATTAAAGGCCACATACAATTATGCCATGAGTAGACACTGGAAGAAAG GTGACAGGTTCAGATGCATAATTGATGATGCATGGTGGTTAGGCACCGTGGAAAGCCATGAGCCTCACCTATCTGAGTTCCCCGACTCCATGTTCATGTGCTACAGAGTTTTGTGGgataatggagaagaggagagattgagtCCTTGGGATATGGAACCCATTGATGAAAACA TGGAAGTAATGGAAAGAGGTGGTAGCGTTGCAGTGAAGCCCAAAGAGCTTGAGGAACTGCTCTACCGACCTCAGTCTGAGGAGTGGGTAGGGCGTAACCCTGATCAGGAATGTGATCGCATCAGTCATGGCCTTTCCCTCATCATGACGCTGGCCATTGCTGAGCCCTTCCTCGTCCCTGTTGATCTCAACGCATATCCAATGTATGCCTTAACCATAGACTACCCTATGGATCTTACTACCATCAAG AGTAGACTAGACAACCGCTTTTATCGGCGTATCAATGCAGTCCAGTTTGATGTGCGGTACCTGGCCACCAACACAGAAAAATTCAACCAGAAAGGAAGCAATATTGTTAGACAAGCCAGGATTGTCACTGAACTGTGCTTGAAACTGATCAA AGATGACACATGTATCGACCCCACACCCCTATACCACGAACTGCAAGCCAACTACCACTCTCCAGATCATAGCGATGAGGATCCAACTGGAGAAAGTAGAGGTGGGGGATTGCGGGGTGAGGGCAAGGGGGGTCACAGCAAAGGTCTCCGTGGTCGAGGACAACCTGCAGCTGTAAAGAAGTCATGGCAACAAATGTGTCGAGATCTCCTCAGAAGTATATTTGAAAAAGAAGACTCTATACCATTCAG ATTTCCAGTGGACTTGGAGCGTTACCCTGACTACAGTCAGGTGATTGATATACCCATGGACCTCACCACAGTTAGAGAAGAGTTGTCAGCCTCAGGCTACTCCACACCTCATGACTTTGCCAAGGATGTTCGACTCATCTTTACAAACTCCAAAAATTACAACACCAACAAGAGGTCCAGG atTTACTCCATGACTCTACGGTTGGAAGCATATTTTGAGGACCAGTTAAAGCCAATATTAGCAAACTACAAATCAAAAG ATGGTGCTTCTGCCTCAGCTGGGGAAAGGAGAAGTCCTGTCACATCAACAGCCTTTGGCAGGCCTGTTGTTCCTCCCCATCGTGCTGAATATTCGCTTTCAACCACTTTTGAAGATGAAGAAAACCAtattgaagaggaggaagaggaggaagacatcaTGGACACCAGTCTTTACTCCAATGCTGATGGGGCAAGGAGGTCTCGTAGAGTTGCAAGAAAGAAACTCATGAACagcaatgatgaagatgactcaGGCGAGGAGTACAATCCtcggaacagaaagaaaaaatcatcAGCAAAGGCCAAGAAGAAAGGTGTGGCAACAAGAAATCGGGGCAGAGTTACCGTCCAGTacaaagaagagagtgaggatgaaTATGTAagtttcaaaaacaaaaatagtggtggtaacaccaaaaagaaaaatgttgtgGAAAGtgaaagtaatgacaatagtagtggtTGTGATATTCCTGGCCCAAGTACAAAAAGAACTAATGGCCAAATATTTGGCATGAAAAGTAGGCTTGAAAGCTCTAGTGATGATGAGTCAGAGGAAGAATTTGGCAGCAAAGGCAAGTCAAATGGAGTGAATGGTGTGGACAATAGAAAACAGGCCAGACAGGGAGGGGTTGGAAAAGTGATTCAGCCAAAGAGCAGTGAAGATAGTGAAGATAGCAGTGGTTCCTCTAGTCTATcggatgatgaaggtaatgattacaataaagatcagTCCAAAGGAAAGCTTGGGTATGTTAAGAGAAGACAATCTACAAGTGATAGTAGTTCTAGTAGTGTAGGTAAGGCCCATCCCAAAGGTAAGAGTAAAGGTCAGATACCACCCACTTCAAAAGGAAAACAAGTGAACATCAAACGATATaataaagaggagagtgaggttgAATTTGATGATGAAGACCTAGAATCAAGTACAGAGGAGAGTGCAGAGGATGACCTAAACAATCGTCGAGGCAGGAAGAGGGGTGTAGCATCCAGTGTAAGAAGGGCAAGAAAGATCAtccttgatggtgatgatgaagatgacagagATTTCATTGTTGATAAAGATTTTATTGATGATGCAGACATGTCAGAAGAAGAGTCAAGTTCTCAGTCGGAAAGTGATGAAGGCAGTGAAGATCGTGTCAAgcatgtgaagaagaagaaaaaggagaaaaagaaggccaAATCTTCTAAGAAGAAAGTGCCTGCCAAAAAGAACGCAAAGAAGACCCAACCAAAGAAaagtaatacaaagaaaaaaaacaatacaaaggcTAAGAGCAAGAAGGCTCAGACACCCAGCAAGCGGCCACAACCGAAGAATGTGCAAGAACTCATCACAGTCAATAGACCTGGCCAGTCACCCATTCCTTATCAACCCCTCAGCTATGGAAGTCAAATTGTTACTGTAGTTGATCAGATTGAACATAGAGGACGTGTTTTTGGGAGGGTCATAACATCTACATGTGGTGaaaatgatcatggtgatgatgaggaggcagaggaagaggaggaggaaagtgagagtgaagatTCTAACTCAGAAGAAAGTAGTGAAGGTTACCCAGCACCTACATATACAAAAGGCAAAGGGAAACCACTGACAAATCCAACAAATGCAAAACGCTCGCATGAAAGTGACTCTGACTATGAGTGTGCTAAGAGCAAAAAGTCCAAAAAAAGACCGAGGTacagtgaagaagaggaaaatgaagaggttgACGTCAGTAGCCGTGGTAGAGTTAGAAAGGCAAATACCCTCATGAGAGACTTCATATAG